The window ACTCAAGAAAGATCTCAACTAGTAATACATTATGTGCTAACTCTAGGATTTCCGGAGCCGAAGTAAACACAGATACAACAAAATCACTAGTCACATAGAAGAATGTAGCAAGACCTACGTTAATAGCAATCGCTAAATACATGGACTTCCATACACGACTAGTAACCTCCTCTTGGCGTTTAGCGCCCATTAGGAAACCTACGATAACTTGTGAAGCATTGGATAGCGCTATGGTGTATACATAACAAAGCATGGCGATAACAGATACATAAACTTTAGTATTAATAACTGCTAAGCCTAACATGTTGACCATTTTCATGATCGTAGTTTGAGATAATTGATAGCTCAATGTTTCTCCACCAGAAGGAACACTAATATGCAATAAAGATTTAACCGTATGCCACGGAAATGGTTTTAAGAATTTAAAGTTTACCTCTAAGGTTAATAATTTCTTAAAAGTATATCCAATAATCACGAGCCCTACGACTTTAGATAGCCATGTTGAAATAGAAACACCTAATACACCAAGGCTTGGTATTGGACCATGTCCAAAGATTAATACATAGTTTGTTAGAATATGAATGATATTCATCACAAGGGCAATGTACATGGTAACGCGTGTTAATGAGTGACCTCTAAATACGGCTACTAACGCATAATACATCGCTTGTATCGGTAGCCCTGCAGCAACGATAGTAGTATATATCGACGTATCACTCATCGTTTCTGGTGGTATACCTAGCCATGTAAAGATCCATTCATGGCAAGTAATAAAGAATACTGCCGCTATAGATGAAAAGAGAAAATTCATCATTAAGCTGACCGTACATACCTCTGATAGCTTGGACTGGTTTCTCGCTCCTAAATATTGGGCAATCAAAATCGTCGTAGCTGTACTCATGACGATGATGAGCATAATAAAGATATTTAAAATTTGATTGGCATTAGCTACCGCTGCTACCGCTTGAGGCGAGTAGTGACTCATCATCAATTGGTCTATATTACCTACTAGCATCTGTAGGAACACTTCAATAAATATAGGCCAGCTCAAAGTCCAGATAGATAGACTAATCCCCTTTTCGTATGCTTTCATAAAAACCTCTGCAATGAATACGATACAATTGCAATGAATATCATACAATGTCCTTATTATATCACGTTATATAACCACATGGGACAAATCGCAGAAAGCAATATACTAAATAGTTTTTCATAAAATAGTACATACAAAAAACGTGCCACCCGAAAGTGACACGTTTCTTTAATCAGCATCCTACCTAATGGGTACGATACTAATATTATTTAAATTGATTGCAAAGACTATCAAATAATGCTTGGTCAGGTTTTACAACATCTTCAGTCAATGGACGAGGATGTGGTCCGCCATTTGCTGCAGCCATTGCTTTTTCAAAGGAAGGTTTAGATGTATTTTGATAGATAAGGCCTGTAACCAAACCATCAGTATCACCCAAAGTTTTAAGCGCTGTTGCACGATCTGTTGGGTCATAACCTTCAGGCAATGCTACTAAATGTTCTTTGAACCAATCATAGCTATTGCGTTTGTTGTATGTAACACATGGGCTAAATACATTGATGAAGGAGAAGCCCTCATGATCCATAGCTTGTTGAATCAAATCAACGAGCTCTTTACGATTCACCATATAGCTTTGCGCTACAAATGTAGCACCTGCTGCAATCGCAGTTTCACAAACGGACAATGGAGACTCAAACGCACCATGAGGAGTTGTTTTTGTAACAAAACCGATGTCAGAACGAGGGGATGCTTGACCTTTAGTCAAACCATATACATGGTTATCCATTACTACATATGTCATGTTTACATTACGTTTAAAAGCATGAATGGTGTGACCCATACCGATAGCAAACGCATCACCGTCACCGGAAAATGCAATAACTTCTAAGTCTTGGTTAGCAAGCTTAACGCCTTGCGCATAAGGAAGCGCACGGCCATGAGTTGTATGCGCACCATAAGCATAGAAATAGCCACCGATACGGCTAGAACAACCAATACCGGAAATTACGGCTAATTTTTCTGGTGGAATATTTTTCGCTACTACAGCATCAGTAATCGCCGCTTGAACCCCATAATGGCCACAGCCTGGACACCAGTTAGGACGAATATCATTTCTGTAATCTTTAGCTGTTGTCATATTATAGGACCTCCTTAATCGCATTTTTCACATAACTTTTTGTGAATGGATTACCATCGTATTTCAAGCAGCTAGAAATCTTATGTTTCTTATGCATGTTGATTTTAAATAAGTTAGCCAATTGACCAGTTTTATTGTGTTCTACAATAACTACTTTTTTCGCCGCATCAAAGAACGGTTGTAATTGCTTTGCTGGGAATGGTTTAATTAAGCGCAATTGTAAGTGATTAACTTTAACGCCTTCTTGATCAAATTCAGCAACAGCTTCTTCAATAGCACCACGGCTAGAAGCCATACCTACAACGAGTACATCTGCTTCGTCGTATTTAGCATTATTCAAGAATGGTTCATAGTTATCAGCTACAGTTTCCAATTTGCGGAAACGTTTATCAGTTTGCGCTACGTGCATTGTAGGCGCTTCTGCTGGTTTACCTTCTTCATTATGCTCTAAACCTGTGGAAAGGAATAGACCATTTTTCATGCCTGGAATTGTACGCGGAGAAATGCCATCTTCAGTCAATTCAAAGCGTTTGAAGTAGTTAGGTTGTACCAATTCAGGAAGCTCAGCTTCTTTCATCATTTTACCGCGATTAATAGGTACGCGGTTCAAATCGAAAGAAGGAACGGATTGTTTATTCAAACCTTGTTGTAAGTCAGGCATAAAGATAACTGGACATTGGTACATTTCTGCCAAGTTGAAAGCTTTTTGAATTTCATAGAAACATTCTTCAATAGATGTTGGAGAAATTACGATACCAGAGTAGTCGCCATGTGCATTGTAGCAAGCTGCATCAATATCGGATTGTTCAACTTTTGTAGCCATACCAGTGGATGGGCCAGAACGTTGAACGTCGATAACAACCATTGGCAATTCAGCCATGGAAGCCATAGACAAGGATTCTGCCATCAAGGAAAGGCCTGGACCAGAAGTACATGTAAAGCCACGAACACCTGCGTATACACCACCCATAGCTGTCATACATGCTGCGATTTCGTCTTCTGTTTGAACAACAGTTGAGCCCAACTTATCCATAGTTTTAATCATGTATTCCATAACTTCGGATGCTGGCGTAATAGGATATGATGCCATGAAACGGGAGCCTGCTGCAATAGCACCAAGAGCACATGCTTCGTTACCTAATAAGAACATTTGATCTTTCTTACCAGGCGCTGGCAATGTATCGATCTCAACAT of the Veillonella parvula genome contains:
- a CDS encoding MATE family efflux transporter; this translates as MKAYEKGISLSIWTLSWPIFIEVFLQMLVGNIDQLMMSHYSPQAVAAVANANQILNIFIMLIIVMSTATTILIAQYLGARNQSKLSEVCTVSLMMNFLFSSIAAVFFITCHEWIFTWLGIPPETMSDTSIYTTIVAAGLPIQAMYYALVAVFRGHSLTRVTMYIALVMNIIHILTNYVLIFGHGPIPSLGVLGVSISTWLSKVVGLVIIGYTFKKLLTLEVNFKFLKPFPWHTVKSLLHISVPSGGETLSYQLSQTTIMKMVNMLGLAVINTKVYVSVIAMLCYVYTIALSNASQVIVGFLMGAKRQEEVTSRVWKSMYLAIAINVGLATFFYVTSDFVVSVFTSAPEILELAHNVLLVEIFLELGRAINIVMVGCLQAAGDIRTPMLVGIFGMWLCAVPLSYLFGIYWGWGLVGIWIAMAADEILRGLLFIYRWYSGKWRNKHLIEA
- a CDS encoding 2-oxoacid:ferredoxin oxidoreductase subunit beta; this encodes MTTAKDYRNDIRPNWCPGCGHYGVQAAITDAVVAKNIPPEKLAVISGIGCSSRIGGYFYAYGAHTTHGRALPYAQGVKLANQDLEVIAFSGDGDAFAIGMGHTIHAFKRNVNMTYVVMDNHVYGLTKGQASPRSDIGFVTKTTPHGAFESPLSVCETAIAAGATFVAQSYMVNRKELVDLIQQAMDHEGFSFINVFSPCVTYNKRNSYDWFKEHLVALPEGYDPTDRATALKTLGDTDGLVTGLIYQNTSKPSFEKAMAAANGGPHPRPLTEDVVKPDQALFDSLCNQFK
- a CDS encoding 2-oxoacid:acceptor oxidoreductase subunit alpha → MQKRKDFIWKMGGQQGEGIESCGEIMATILAKEGYSLYSQRLFASRIKGGHTTFALRVALEQIMSIGEGVDFLLSLDQETVDMHGSEVRDGGYIICDSKVNPDFSKFEGTKINCLSLPISETAMKQGSLLMRNIVALGMSVALLGFDTKMFKDAITEKFAKKSQEIIDKNLAAFDDGHSLVMEKLGDVEIDTLPAPGKKDQMFLLGNEACALGAIAAGSRFMASYPITPASEVMEYMIKTMDKLGSTVVQTEDEIAACMTAMGGVYAGVRGFTCTSGPGLSLMAESLSMASMAELPMVVIDVQRSGPSTGMATKVEQSDIDAACYNAHGDYSGIVISPTSIEECFYEIQKAFNLAEMYQCPVIFMPDLQQGLNKQSVPSFDLNRVPINRGKMMKEAELPELVQPNYFKRFELTEDGISPRTIPGMKNGLFLSTGLEHNEEGKPAEAPTMHVAQTDKRFRKLETVADNYEPFLNNAKYDEADVLVVGMASSRGAIEEAVAEFDQEGVKVNHLQLRLIKPFPAKQLQPFFDAAKKVVIVEHNKTGQLANLFKINMHKKHKISSCLKYDGNPFTKSYVKNAIKEVL